Proteins encoded in a region of the Vicia villosa cultivar HV-30 ecotype Madison, WI linkage group LG5, Vvil1.0, whole genome shotgun sequence genome:
- the LOC131601728 gene encoding BTB/POZ domain-containing protein At3g22104-like isoform X2: MEDCYCNLEVDVNGEETFMVNKTIITQYSRKLAKVFGKSSGSSGKLKVIFHDFPGGAEGFELMLRFCYNNGNAELNPSNLLLARCGAEYMEMNESVKSGSNLCDQTEKLLRGIGYWSWSEILTALKQCQSLLVEDSSVMVERCLEAVVGRLVLASEASPCPSSCSNDSSGVRFSCDSKSTESIKTSFARSTWWFEDLLFLTPPMVFVLVKAMLSSKLDHHVISRFLLFYQKAKFTAAATDEKCKIIEMVIDMHYEMDQSSVSVKTLFGIVRVTLCLNISKSCRNKLEIMIGSQLDQVTLDNLLVPSPYGINYLYDVNLVLRFLKAFLRHGNGAAAPLRMRKVANLIDLYIAEIAPDPCLKTSKFLALATALPDSARDSCDELYHAMDMYLEVHTQLSQEERIKICCGLNYEKLSPQACLHLSKNTNFPSKSSVQALVSQQSKLKNLLQATTPISTPYSDSSCGSAQKKEKDNEQVVLYASNFDIPPDNEKLKAHLQGMQWRVMELEKICRKMQTQMAKMAKSKASNSYGKSLPKLCS, translated from the exons ATGGAAGATTGTTACTGCAACCTTGAAGTAGATGTTAATGGAGAAGAAACCTTCATGGTGAACAAG ACTATTATTACTCAGTATTCAAGAAAATTGGCTAAAGTGTTTGGAAAATCAAGTGGTTCTAGTGGAAAGCTTAAGGTAATATTCCATGATTTTCCGGGAGGCGCGGAAGGTTTCGAGCTTATGTTAAGATTCTGTTATAACAATGGAAATGCTGAGTTGAATCCTTCGAATCTGTTACTCGCGCGTTGTGGTGCTGAATATATGGAGATGAATGAATCTGTCAAAAGTGGTTCTAATTTATGTGATCAAACTGAGAAATTGCTTCGAGGGATTGGTTATTGGTCGTGGTCGGAGATTTTGACTGCTTTGAAGCAATGTCAGAGTTTACTAGTTGAGGATTCTTCTGTGATGGTAGAGAGGTGTTTGGAAGCTGTGGTTGGGAGGTTGGTTTTGGCTAGTGAAGCAAGCCCGTGTCCTTCGAGTTGCTCTAATGATAGTTCAGGGGTTCGGTTTTCGTGTGACTCGAAAAGTACTGAGAGTATTAAGACGAGTTTCGCTCGTTCGACGTGGTGGTTTGAGGATCTCTTGTTTTTGACTCCCCCGATGGTTTTTGTGTTGGTAAAAGCGATGCTTTCGAGTAAGTTGGATCATCATGTTATCAGCAGGTTTCTTCTCTTTTATCAGAAGGCGAAATTCACAGCCGCTGCAACGGATGAGAAGTGCAAAATCATAGAAATGGTGATAGATATGCATTATGAGATGGACCAGAGTTCTGTTTCTGTCAAGACATTATTCGGGATTGTTCGGGTAACGTTGTGTTTGAACATAAGTAAAAGTTGTAGGAACAAGTTGGAGATTATGATTGGTTCGCAATTGGATCAAGTAACCTTGGACAATTTACTTGTTCCGTCTCCCTATGGGATAAACTACTTATATGATGTGAACCTTGTTCTGAGATTTTTGAAAGCATTTCTGCGCCATGGAAACGGTGCGGCCGCTCCTCTTCGGATGAGGAAAGTTGCTAACTTAATAGATTTGTATATAGCTGAAATAGCTCCCGATCCTTGTTTAAAAACTTCCAAGTTTTTGGCTCTGGCCACAGCTCTTCCAGATTCTGCTAGGGATTCTTGTGATGAGCTCTACCATGCAATGGACATGTATCTTGAG GTTCATACTCAACTATCACAAGAAGAAAGGATAAAGATATGCTGTGGTTTAAACTATGAGAAGCTTTCACCTCAAGCATGCTTACACCTCTCAAAGAACACAAACTTTCCCTCAAAATCATCGGTTCAAGCTCTTGTTTCTCAGCAATCAAAACTCAAAAATTTACTCCAAGCTACAACTCCCATTTCAACTCCATACAGCGATTCATCGTGCGGTTCGgctcaaaagaaagaaaaagacaaTGAACAAGTTGTATTGTATGCTAGCAATTTCGATATTCCACCCGATAACGAGAAACTCAAAGCACATTTGCAAGGAATGCAGTGGAGGGTTATGGAGTTGGAAAAAATCTGTAGGAAAATGCAAACTCAGATGGCTAAGATGGCAAAATCAAAAGCATCTAATAGTTATGGTAAATCTTTGCCAAAGCTTTGttcatga
- the LOC131601728 gene encoding BTB/POZ domain-containing protein At3g22104-like isoform X1: protein MFTFILNLLSITTPINYFFGFCALILCIFSYFYTYSVSMLLTIITQYSRKLAKVFGKSSGSSGKLKVIFHDFPGGAEGFELMLRFCYNNGNAELNPSNLLLARCGAEYMEMNESVKSGSNLCDQTEKLLRGIGYWSWSEILTALKQCQSLLVEDSSVMVERCLEAVVGRLVLASEASPCPSSCSNDSSGVRFSCDSKSTESIKTSFARSTWWFEDLLFLTPPMVFVLVKAMLSSKLDHHVISRFLLFYQKAKFTAAATDEKCKIIEMVIDMHYEMDQSSVSVKTLFGIVRVTLCLNISKSCRNKLEIMIGSQLDQVTLDNLLVPSPYGINYLYDVNLVLRFLKAFLRHGNGAAAPLRMRKVANLIDLYIAEIAPDPCLKTSKFLALATALPDSARDSCDELYHAMDMYLEVHTQLSQEERIKICCGLNYEKLSPQACLHLSKNTNFPSKSSVQALVSQQSKLKNLLQATTPISTPYSDSSCGSAQKKEKDNEQVVLYASNFDIPPDNEKLKAHLQGMQWRVMELEKICRKMQTQMAKMAKSKASNSYGKSLPKLCS, encoded by the exons ATGTTTACCTTCATTCTCAATTTATTGTCTATAACAACTCCAAtcaattatttttttggtttttgtgCTTTAATTCTCTgcattttttcctatttttatacCTATAGTGTTTCCATGTTATTG ACTATTATTACTCAGTATTCAAGAAAATTGGCTAAAGTGTTTGGAAAATCAAGTGGTTCTAGTGGAAAGCTTAAGGTAATATTCCATGATTTTCCGGGAGGCGCGGAAGGTTTCGAGCTTATGTTAAGATTCTGTTATAACAATGGAAATGCTGAGTTGAATCCTTCGAATCTGTTACTCGCGCGTTGTGGTGCTGAATATATGGAGATGAATGAATCTGTCAAAAGTGGTTCTAATTTATGTGATCAAACTGAGAAATTGCTTCGAGGGATTGGTTATTGGTCGTGGTCGGAGATTTTGACTGCTTTGAAGCAATGTCAGAGTTTACTAGTTGAGGATTCTTCTGTGATGGTAGAGAGGTGTTTGGAAGCTGTGGTTGGGAGGTTGGTTTTGGCTAGTGAAGCAAGCCCGTGTCCTTCGAGTTGCTCTAATGATAGTTCAGGGGTTCGGTTTTCGTGTGACTCGAAAAGTACTGAGAGTATTAAGACGAGTTTCGCTCGTTCGACGTGGTGGTTTGAGGATCTCTTGTTTTTGACTCCCCCGATGGTTTTTGTGTTGGTAAAAGCGATGCTTTCGAGTAAGTTGGATCATCATGTTATCAGCAGGTTTCTTCTCTTTTATCAGAAGGCGAAATTCACAGCCGCTGCAACGGATGAGAAGTGCAAAATCATAGAAATGGTGATAGATATGCATTATGAGATGGACCAGAGTTCTGTTTCTGTCAAGACATTATTCGGGATTGTTCGGGTAACGTTGTGTTTGAACATAAGTAAAAGTTGTAGGAACAAGTTGGAGATTATGATTGGTTCGCAATTGGATCAAGTAACCTTGGACAATTTACTTGTTCCGTCTCCCTATGGGATAAACTACTTATATGATGTGAACCTTGTTCTGAGATTTTTGAAAGCATTTCTGCGCCATGGAAACGGTGCGGCCGCTCCTCTTCGGATGAGGAAAGTTGCTAACTTAATAGATTTGTATATAGCTGAAATAGCTCCCGATCCTTGTTTAAAAACTTCCAAGTTTTTGGCTCTGGCCACAGCTCTTCCAGATTCTGCTAGGGATTCTTGTGATGAGCTCTACCATGCAATGGACATGTATCTTGAG GTTCATACTCAACTATCACAAGAAGAAAGGATAAAGATATGCTGTGGTTTAAACTATGAGAAGCTTTCACCTCAAGCATGCTTACACCTCTCAAAGAACACAAACTTTCCCTCAAAATCATCGGTTCAAGCTCTTGTTTCTCAGCAATCAAAACTCAAAAATTTACTCCAAGCTACAACTCCCATTTCAACTCCATACAGCGATTCATCGTGCGGTTCGgctcaaaagaaagaaaaagacaaTGAACAAGTTGTATTGTATGCTAGCAATTTCGATATTCCACCCGATAACGAGAAACTCAAAGCACATTTGCAAGGAATGCAGTGGAGGGTTATGGAGTTGGAAAAAATCTGTAGGAAAATGCAAACTCAGATGGCTAAGATGGCAAAATCAAAAGCATCTAATAGTTATGGTAAATCTTTGCCAAAGCTTTGttcatga